In one Pseudomonas purpurea genomic region, the following are encoded:
- a CDS encoding glycosyltransferase translates to MKISVIIPTYNRRQLLDFTLDALRKQTLAKDQYDVIVVDDGSTDDTRAVVDSHRPFQDIKYIYQDDLGFRAAAARNLGIASSKHEICVGIDTGILLHKDALRCHQAAHESTTHDIAVNAYTYAFQQHDATARQLIQAIDLQDLEGTLRTFERQKIHLDIREEVYSHFADDMNRMPAPWALFWGCHTSVKRQVLLDVGLFDNRFESWGCEDDELAYRLYKQGIAFKLCRNACGIHYPHPKNETENTDSGLRNLEYMYAKHKDPVILERGEKGWENLNLMSA, encoded by the coding sequence ATGAAAATCAGTGTCATTATTCCGACCTACAATCGGCGGCAACTGCTGGATTTCACGCTGGACGCACTGCGCAAGCAGACGCTGGCCAAAGACCAATACGACGTCATCGTGGTCGATGACGGGTCAACCGATGACACCCGGGCAGTGGTCGACAGCCACCGGCCGTTCCAGGACATCAAGTACATCTATCAGGACGATCTCGGGTTCAGGGCCGCCGCCGCACGCAACCTGGGCATTGCCTCCAGCAAACATGAGATCTGCGTGGGCATCGACACCGGCATTCTGCTGCACAAGGATGCGTTGCGCTGCCATCAGGCCGCCCATGAAAGCACCACCCATGACATCGCCGTCAATGCCTACACCTACGCGTTCCAACAGCACGACGCCACGGCCCGGCAACTGATCCAGGCCATTGACCTACAGGACCTGGAAGGCACGTTGCGCACTTTCGAGCGTCAGAAAATCCACCTGGACATCCGCGAAGAGGTGTACAGCCACTTTGCCGATGACATGAACCGGATGCCCGCCCCGTGGGCCCTGTTCTGGGGGTGCCATACCTCGGTCAAACGCCAGGTGCTGCTGGACGTCGGGTTGTTCGATAACCGCTTCGAGTCCTGGGGCTGTGAAGACGATGAGCTGGCCTATCGGCTATACAAGCAGGGCATTGCCTTCAAACTGTGCCGAAACGCCTGCGGGATTCACTATCCCCATCCCAAGAACGAAACCGAAAACACCGACAGTGGCTTGCGAAACCTGGAATACATGTACGCCAAGCACAAGGACCCGGTGATTCTGGAGCGCGGCGAAAAAGGCTGGGAAAACCTTAACCTGATGTCCGCCTGA
- a CDS encoding LysR substrate-binding domain-containing protein — protein sequence MRLRHIEVIQALLQTSHLGTAAEMLQLSVAEVEGILRDAEGQLGFMLFASVRGRLQATREARELHVEIAHVYEAIEPLQRLASSLKQYQAPPLRIICTPPLAEHLLPHSIAALRRRIPDVPCSLLAQPTRDIVRSLLLRESDLGLSLHDPEHSDIHCQAIAQGKLQLLAPHGWLQPKQKYIALQDLAGQALLGLEGHDPLNAVFDSKLQALRPAPVIQTRVQTHQMMRCMVEAGEGLAIVDPFTARGAKASGLDVCPVSPAVPISLYALTLANATPSPATQTLLAIITEQATTLLTS from the coding sequence ATGCGTTTACGTCATATCGAAGTGATCCAGGCGCTCCTGCAAACCAGCCATTTGGGCACCGCCGCCGAAATGCTGCAGTTGTCGGTGGCTGAGGTCGAAGGGATTTTGCGCGACGCCGAGGGGCAACTCGGTTTCATGCTGTTCGCCAGTGTACGTGGGCGCTTGCAGGCGACCCGCGAAGCACGTGAGCTGCACGTCGAGATTGCCCACGTCTACGAAGCCATTGAACCGCTGCAACGGCTCGCCAGCAGCCTCAAGCAGTACCAGGCGCCACCGCTGCGAATCATCTGCACCCCGCCGCTGGCAGAACACTTGTTGCCACACAGCATCGCGGCCTTGCGCCGCCGCATCCCCGATGTCCCTTGCTCACTCCTCGCCCAGCCCACCCGCGACATCGTCAGGAGCCTGCTGCTGCGCGAAAGCGACCTGGGTTTGAGCCTGCATGACCCCGAACACAGCGATATCCACTGCCAGGCAATCGCCCAGGGCAAGCTCCAGTTGCTCGCCCCTCACGGCTGGCTGCAACCCAAGCAAAAATACATTGCCCTGCAAGACCTGGCCGGTCAGGCGTTGTTGGGGCTGGAAGGACATGACCCGCTGAATGCAGTGTTCGACAGCAAGTTGCAGGCCTTGCGCCCCGCGCCGGTGATCCAGACACGCGTGCAGACCCACCAGATGATGCGCTGCATGGTCGAGGCCGGGGAAGGTCTGGCCATCGTCGACCCGTTCACCGCACGCGGCGCCAAGGCCAGCGGGCTGGATGTCTGCCCCGTGTCACCCGCCGTGCCGATCAGCCTTTACGCCCTGACCCTGGCCAATGCCACGCCCTCGCCTGCAACACAAACACTGCTGGCCATCATCACCGAGCAAGCTACAACGCTGTTGACGAGTTGA
- a CDS encoding YdcF family protein, whose translation MSEKPTRTLQCATQLWDYMSSGRQHTPSDAIIVCCSYDLRVGEHACALYKQGLAPVIIFTGNKGNWTHHLWEDPESHVFRRLALESGVPASAIFVEDKATNFGENIAFTKALFGELNSAIVLTKPNAILRLGLVVKKVWPELQASLDAPDIRFPADVSNIVGLYGLIEEMVGDIQRIIEYPKLGFQAEHALPESVLNAWEYLVKQGFSGHLIKAAQE comes from the coding sequence ATGAGCGAAAAGCCGACACGCACCCTGCAATGCGCCACCCAGCTCTGGGACTACATGTCTTCAGGCCGTCAACACACGCCCAGCGACGCGATCATCGTTTGTTGTTCTTATGACCTGAGGGTGGGAGAACACGCCTGCGCGCTGTACAAGCAAGGCCTGGCGCCCGTGATCATCTTCACTGGCAACAAGGGCAACTGGACTCACCACCTCTGGGAAGACCCCGAGTCCCACGTTTTCCGGCGCCTGGCCCTCGAGTCGGGTGTGCCTGCCAGCGCCATTTTTGTCGAGGACAAGGCCACCAATTTCGGTGAGAACATTGCCTTTACCAAAGCGCTGTTCGGTGAGTTGAACAGCGCCATCGTCCTGACCAAACCCAATGCCATTTTGCGCCTTGGCCTGGTCGTGAAAAAAGTCTGGCCCGAACTCCAGGCGTCCCTGGACGCACCGGACATCCGGTTCCCGGCCGATGTCTCCAACATCGTCGGTCTGTACGGTTTGATCGAGGAAATGGTCGGGGATATACAGCGGATCATCGAATACCCAAAGCTCGGCTTCCAGGCCGAACATGCCCTGCCAGAGTCGGTTCTCAATGCGTGGGAGTATCTGGTCAAGCAGGGTTTCAGCGGCCATTTGATCAAGGCCGCGCAAGAATGA
- a CDS encoding arsenic transporter: MLTASLIFLLTITLVIWQPKGLGVGWSAVLGAVLALLAGVVQVSDIAVVWEIIWNATGTFVALIIISLLLDEAGFFAWAALHVARWGRGSGRKLFAYMVLLGALVSALFANDGAALILTPIVISMLLALRFSKTATLAFVMGAGFIADTASLPLVVSNLVNIVSADFFHIGFNRYAAVMVPVNLVSVGATLAVLMWFFRRDIPRDYAPEDLADPASAIHDKATFMAGWCVLVILLLGCFVLEAWGIPISAISAVCAALLLAIAARGHKISTRKVMKEAPWHIVIFSLGMYLVVYGLRNAGLTAYLAGWLDVFAGYGVWGAAMGTGLLTALLSSIMNNLPTVLIGALSIDASQATGVVKEAMVYANVIGSDLGPKITPIGSLATLLWLHVLERKDILIGWGYYFKVGIVLTVPVLLVTLAALAMRLSV; the protein is encoded by the coding sequence ATGCTGACCGCGTCGTTGATTTTTCTGCTGACCATTACCTTGGTGATCTGGCAACCCAAAGGCCTGGGCGTTGGCTGGAGTGCCGTGCTGGGCGCTGTGCTGGCGCTGTTGGCCGGCGTGGTGCAGGTCAGCGATATTGCGGTGGTCTGGGAGATCATCTGGAACGCCACCGGGACTTTTGTTGCACTGATCATCATCAGCCTGCTGCTGGACGAGGCCGGGTTCTTTGCCTGGGCGGCGTTGCATGTTGCGCGTTGGGGGCGCGGCAGCGGACGCAAGCTGTTCGCCTACATGGTGTTGCTGGGGGCGCTGGTGTCAGCCTTGTTTGCCAATGACGGCGCGGCGCTGATCCTCACGCCGATTGTCATCTCGATGCTGCTGGCGTTGCGTTTTTCAAAAACCGCGACCCTGGCATTTGTGATGGGCGCCGGGTTTATCGCCGACACCGCGAGCCTGCCGCTGGTGGTGTCGAACCTGGTCAACATTGTTTCGGCGGACTTTTTTCACATCGGTTTCAATCGCTACGCGGCGGTGATGGTGCCGGTGAACCTGGTGAGTGTCGGCGCGACGCTGGCGGTATTGATGTGGTTTTTTCGTCGAGACATTCCGCGTGATTATGCTCCCGAAGACCTGGCAGACCCGGCCAGTGCAATCCACGACAAAGCCACGTTCATGGCTGGCTGGTGCGTGTTGGTGATTTTGCTGCTCGGCTGTTTTGTCCTGGAAGCCTGGGGCATTCCCATCAGTGCAATCTCGGCGGTGTGCGCTGCGTTGCTGTTGGCCATTGCCGCACGAGGGCACAAGATCTCCACGCGCAAGGTGATGAAAGAGGCGCCCTGGCACATCGTGATTTTTTCGCTGGGCATGTACCTCGTGGTGTACGGCTTGCGCAACGCGGGCCTGACCGCGTACCTGGCCGGCTGGCTCGACGTTTTTGCCGGTTACGGGGTGTGGGGCGCCGCGATGGGCACCGGGCTGCTGACCGCGCTGCTGTCCTCGATCATGAACAACCTGCCGACCGTGCTGATTGGCGCCTTGTCGATTGATGCCAGCCAGGCCACGGGGGTGGTGAAGGAGGCGATGGTCTACGCCAACGTGATCGGCAGTGACCTGGGGCCGAAAATCACGCCGATCGGCAGCCTGGCCACGTTGCTCTGGCTGCATGTGCTGGAACGCAAGGACATCCTCATCGGTTGGGGGTACTACTTCAAGGTCGGGATCGTGCTGACGGTGCCGGTATTGCTGGTGACCCTGGCCGCCCTGGCGATGAGGTTGTCCGTTTGA
- a CDS encoding HAD family phosphatase: MPTPAKKTALLLDMDGVLIDSREAIEWAWAEAAKQFGYTLDAQQIEDHIHGIPGPQTLLRLFSDLAPHHRQQLYQRVFELEKDAFSPLNVGMQELMTQSKAQAMPLGLVTSSWRERVEHVLNIHDLTSMFDVIITRSDVKHGKPAGDPYVQAKNALNVEHATAIEDSISGVKSAVAARCYTYGYAKTASLGQELISHGASQIIDTFETLTLHND; encoded by the coding sequence CAGCGAAGAAAACAGCCCTGCTGCTCGACATGGACGGTGTGCTGATCGACTCACGGGAAGCGATCGAATGGGCATGGGCCGAGGCCGCGAAGCAGTTTGGCTACACGCTTGACGCCCAGCAGATAGAGGACCACATCCATGGCATTCCCGGTCCACAGACCCTGCTCCGGCTGTTTTCCGACCTGGCCCCGCACCACCGGCAACAGCTGTATCAACGGGTGTTCGAACTTGAGAAGGACGCTTTCTCACCACTGAACGTCGGCATGCAGGAGTTGATGACACAGAGCAAGGCCCAGGCCATGCCGTTGGGGCTGGTGACCAGCAGTTGGCGGGAACGGGTCGAGCATGTCCTGAACATCCATGACCTCACGTCGATGTTCGACGTGATCATCACCCGCAGTGACGTCAAACATGGCAAGCCGGCGGGCGATCCGTATGTCCAGGCCAAAAACGCCTTGAATGTCGAGCATGCGACGGCCATCGAAGACTCGATCTCCGGCGTAAAATCGGCGGTGGCGGCCCGCTGTTACACCTATGGCTACGCGAAAACAGCCAGCCTCGGGCAAGAGCTGATCAGTCACGGTGCCAGCCAGATCATTGACACCTTTGAAACACTGACGCTGCATAACGATTGA
- a CDS encoding MATE family efflux transporter, protein MSAPSSVMSRGALHLAWPILIEQLLRLSVGLIDTFMISHISDQAVAAVGSTNQINVLAILLFGPLAIGSSILTTHHLGANDPAGANRIARNAMTACTWLGLIISALVLLFPGDIFAALHLTFDLRELAYPFLMLVGGTLFIEAQMQCLCAILRANGHTKAPMIVALAQNILTLGGNYLLLYGHFGLPELGVLGVSISTVVSRIIACCILWFLVKRHTGFVFEFKHIVSFDPRTFKRILQLGLPAAGEGICWFLGYMTITALCASLGGNTLATLTYTIQIVLMVMVYSIAIGLATEIIVGHMIGAGDIEAANRQLHRSLKIGLMIAVPMSITVACATPFLLALFTDNPEIISTGAKLMLIGLILEPGRVLNFVVVNALRATGDIRYILLVAPLSIWGIMVLGGWTLAAHFELGLIGIWIAMTLDEWCRGLLMYRRWRSGQWKQHAHQARLDVTLEY, encoded by the coding sequence ATGAGCGCCCCCTCCTCAGTCATGAGCCGAGGTGCCTTGCACCTGGCCTGGCCGATCCTGATCGAGCAACTGCTGCGCTTGTCCGTCGGGCTGATCGATACCTTCATGATCAGCCATATCTCGGACCAGGCCGTTGCGGCGGTGGGATCGACCAATCAGATCAATGTGCTGGCCATTCTGCTGTTCGGGCCGCTGGCCATTGGTTCGAGCATCCTGACCACCCACCACCTGGGCGCCAATGACCCTGCCGGGGCGAACCGGATCGCCAGGAATGCGATGACGGCCTGCACGTGGCTGGGCCTGATCATCAGCGCCTTGGTGTTGCTGTTTCCGGGCGACATATTCGCGGCCTTGCACCTGACCTTCGATTTGCGCGAACTGGCCTATCCGTTCTTGATGCTGGTGGGCGGCACGCTCTTCATCGAGGCGCAGATGCAATGCCTGTGTGCGATTCTTCGCGCCAACGGGCATACCAAGGCCCCCATGATCGTGGCACTTGCGCAGAACATCCTGACCCTGGGCGGCAACTACCTGCTGCTGTACGGGCACTTCGGCCTTCCCGAACTCGGGGTGTTGGGTGTGTCCATCTCCACGGTGGTCAGCCGGATCATTGCCTGCTGCATCCTGTGGTTTCTGGTGAAACGCCATACCGGCTTCGTCTTTGAGTTCAAGCACATCGTCAGCTTCGACCCGCGCACCTTCAAACGCATTCTCCAGTTGGGGCTGCCAGCGGCAGGCGAAGGCATTTGCTGGTTCCTGGGCTACATGACCATCACCGCCCTGTGCGCCAGCCTGGGTGGCAACACCCTGGCGACCCTGACCTACACGATTCAGATCGTCTTGATGGTGATGGTCTACAGCATCGCCATCGGCCTGGCCACGGAGATTATCGTCGGGCACATGATCGGCGCCGGGGACATCGAGGCGGCCAACCGACAATTGCACCGAAGCCTGAAAATCGGCCTGATGATTGCGGTGCCCATGTCCATTACCGTGGCGTGTGCCACGCCTTTCCTGCTCGCCCTGTTCACCGACAACCCCGAGATCATTTCCACCGGCGCCAAACTGATGCTCATCGGGCTCATTCTAGAGCCCGGCAGGGTCCTGAACTTTGTCGTGGTCAATGCCTTGAGGGCCACCGGGGATATTCGCTACATCCTCTTGGTCGCGCCCCTCTCCATCTGGGGAATCATGGTGCTCGGCGGCTGGACACTCGCCGCACACTTTGAACTGGGGCTGATCGGCATCTGGATCGCCATGACCCTGGACGAATGGTGCCGCGGCCTGCTGATGTACCGCCGATGGCGCAGCGGCCAATGGAAGCAGCATGCCCACCAGGCCAGGCTGGACGTCACGCTTGAGTATTGA
- a CDS encoding NAD(P)H-dependent oxidoreductase, translated as MSKVYTVAVLVGSLRKQSINRKVALALAELAPANLKLNIVEIGDLPLYNEDIDVAPPAAYSTFRNQVSSSDAVLFVTPEYNRSVPAPMKNAIDVGSRPYGKSAWSGKPGAVISASPGAIGGFGANHHLRQSLVFLDVPCMQQPEAYLSGAGSMFDEAGKLSEATRPFLQKFIDAYGAWVELHKKA; from the coding sequence ATGAGCAAGGTTTATACGGTTGCTGTGCTGGTCGGTAGCTTGAGAAAACAGTCGATCAACCGCAAAGTCGCGTTGGCGCTGGCCGAATTGGCTCCGGCAAATCTCAAGCTGAACATCGTCGAAATTGGCGATTTGCCACTCTACAACGAAGACATCGACGTAGCACCGCCCGCAGCCTACAGCACTTTCCGAAATCAGGTGAGCTCATCCGACGCAGTGCTGTTCGTGACACCGGAATACAACCGCTCGGTTCCGGCCCCCATGAAGAACGCGATTGACGTCGGTTCGCGGCCTTATGGCAAGAGTGCCTGGAGTGGCAAGCCGGGTGCCGTGATCAGCGCATCGCCCGGCGCCATTGGCGGTTTTGGTGCCAATCACCATCTGCGTCAGTCGCTGGTGTTCCTCGATGTGCCTTGCATGCAGCAGCCCGAGGCCTACCTGAGCGGCGCAGGCTCGATGTTTGATGAGGCAGGCAAGTTATCCGAAGCGACGAGGCCGTTCCTGCAAAAATTTATCGATGCCTATGGCGCCTGGGTCGAGTTGCACAAGAAGGCCTGA
- a CDS encoding class I SAM-dependent methyltransferase, producing the protein MDKDKDNQVIGMYEAYPYPTFGNHNDYAGTFLIPAIRSKAIKGRALEVGCGTGCVTVDWAEQCPELEILAFDRSQNSIRYARDLKVSREVANLTFEQRDLNEDNPDLKGFDFVYCHGVLHHLHDIQAGLNKLFNFVRPGGYCYLWTYASLGRRELHDLREMLTHLAIDASHPDRLKLIEDLIPAHFRPLVYGEEKTEQEKLINLHDVVYHPRDGDFRVEELYGLVEQAGFNFIQIFEANGAPWPAPSALAWSKTLIERCEHLPRRQQDTLLELFLKPAGIGFMIQRPE; encoded by the coding sequence ATGGATAAGGACAAGGATAACCAGGTGATCGGGATGTACGAGGCATACCCTTACCCCACCTTTGGCAACCACAACGATTACGCGGGGACATTCCTGATCCCGGCGATCAGGAGCAAGGCGATCAAGGGGCGCGCCCTTGAAGTCGGTTGCGGCACGGGCTGCGTCACCGTCGACTGGGCCGAACAGTGCCCGGAGCTTGAAATCCTGGCCTTTGACCGCTCACAGAACTCGATTCGTTATGCCCGTGACCTCAAAGTCTCCAGGGAAGTCGCCAACCTGACGTTCGAGCAGCGTGACCTGAACGAGGACAATCCCGATCTCAAGGGCTTTGATTTTGTCTATTGCCACGGCGTACTCCATCACCTGCATGACATCCAGGCAGGCTTGAACAAACTGTTCAACTTCGTGCGACCAGGTGGCTATTGCTACCTCTGGACTTACGCTTCGCTGGGGCGCCGGGAGCTGCATGATCTGCGCGAAATGCTCACGCACCTGGCGATCGACGCGTCCCACCCCGACAGATTGAAGCTGATCGAGGACCTGATCCCGGCGCATTTCCGCCCGCTGGTCTATGGCGAAGAGAAAACCGAACAAGAAAAACTGATCAACCTTCACGACGTGGTCTATCACCCTCGCGACGGCGATTTCCGGGTAGAAGAGCTCTACGGCCTCGTTGAGCAGGCTGGCTTCAACTTCATCCAGATCTTCGAGGCCAACGGCGCGCCCTGGCCTGCGCCGAGCGCCCTGGCGTGGTCGAAGACGCTGATTGAGCGCTGCGAGCACCTCCCACGCCGTCAGCAAGACACCTTGCTGGAGTTATTCCTCAAACCTGCGGGCATTGGCTTCATGATCCAGCGCCCGGAATAA
- a CDS encoding GNAT family N-acetyltransferase, whose product MQPVMNPKHPGLAVRVADEGFAPYVWGSDFSFNVSAYATPQLGQAVEQWPLEAITPYRKCYGIDPEEFSSFRDAPDSEIFMAFLDDCPVGHVVVSTNWNGFAHIDELAVHAPARRHGVAKALLDVAQFWSRKKKLPGIMLETQNNNLGACRLYERCGYVLGGIDHLRYRGIDPNTAEVAIFWYRLFDNPLESVLNSSTAL is encoded by the coding sequence ATGCAACCGGTCATGAACCCCAAGCACCCCGGACTCGCGGTGCGCGTCGCCGACGAGGGCTTTGCCCCATATGTCTGGGGCAGCGATTTCAGTTTCAATGTCAGTGCCTACGCCACGCCGCAACTGGGGCAAGCAGTCGAGCAGTGGCCGCTTGAGGCGATCACCCCGTATCGCAAGTGCTACGGCATTGATCCGGAGGAGTTCAGCAGCTTTCGCGATGCGCCCGACAGCGAGATTTTCATGGCGTTCCTGGACGACTGTCCGGTCGGGCACGTGGTGGTCAGCACTAACTGGAACGGCTTTGCCCATATCGACGAACTGGCAGTGCATGCTCCGGCACGCCGTCATGGCGTGGCCAAGGCTTTACTGGACGTTGCGCAGTTCTGGAGTCGCAAGAAGAAGCTGCCGGGCATCATGCTGGAAACCCAGAACAACAACCTTGGCGCCTGTCGGCTCTATGAGCGCTGCGGGTATGTGTTGGGCGGGATCGACCATCTGCGTTATCGCGGGATCGACCCGAACACCGCCGAGGTGGCGATTTTCTGGTATCGCCTGTTTGATAACCCGCTGGAGAGCGTGCTCAACTCGTCAACAGCGTTGTAG